The following are encoded together in the Mumia sp. Pv4-285 genome:
- a CDS encoding acyl-CoA dehydrogenase family protein encodes MNDVLQAYDAFLRNVLPEDYAGRTNHYRHDDRLRTDFQVAAFEAGWLVPDWEPGLGGQSLSAGDSLAVRIEGARRRVPVIHNVQGVGVVAPGLRRFGTPAQQDRLLRPVLRGDEWWALGMSEPGAGSDLASLRTQARRDGDRFIVNGSKIWTTQAKESRWATLYVRTDPEARRHAGISCLILDLQSPGVEVRPIRRAAESVDAFCEVFLDDVEIPVENLLGPLNGGWRVASESLEHERDMIWVNNWVEIAQVVDPSLRRTDLDDEEMTALGRLLADAEAVRFTGLRTVFERLEGNEPAEFFLLKLLGSEAAQRATRFAMETSGLAGLCEPQLMEDRIESLAATIYGGTSEVQRNIIGERVLGLPRDR; translated from the coding sequence ATGAACGACGTGCTCCAGGCGTACGACGCGTTCCTCCGGAACGTGCTCCCCGAGGACTACGCCGGCCGTACGAACCACTATCGGCACGACGACCGACTGCGTACCGACTTCCAGGTCGCGGCCTTCGAGGCGGGCTGGCTCGTCCCCGACTGGGAGCCGGGGCTGGGCGGGCAGAGCCTGTCCGCCGGTGACTCTCTGGCGGTGCGCATCGAGGGTGCGCGCCGACGTGTCCCCGTGATCCACAACGTGCAGGGCGTCGGCGTCGTCGCGCCGGGCCTGCGCCGGTTCGGTACGCCCGCTCAGCAGGACCGCTTGCTCCGGCCTGTGCTGCGCGGAGACGAGTGGTGGGCGCTCGGGATGTCCGAGCCCGGCGCGGGGTCCGACCTCGCCTCGCTGCGGACGCAGGCCCGACGAGACGGTGACCGGTTCATCGTCAACGGGTCGAAGATCTGGACGACGCAGGCGAAGGAGTCCCGCTGGGCGACGCTGTACGTGCGGACCGACCCCGAGGCGCGCCGCCATGCCGGCATCTCCTGCCTGATCCTGGACCTGCAGAGTCCCGGGGTCGAGGTCCGCCCGATCAGGCGTGCCGCGGAGTCGGTCGACGCCTTCTGCGAGGTCTTCCTCGACGACGTCGAGATCCCCGTCGAGAACCTGCTCGGTCCGCTGAACGGCGGCTGGCGGGTCGCGTCGGAGAGCCTGGAGCACGAGCGCGACATGATCTGGGTGAACAACTGGGTCGAGATCGCTCAGGTGGTCGATCCATCGCTGCGGCGGACCGATCTCGACGACGAGGAGATGACGGCGTTGGGCCGGCTCCTGGCCGACGCCGAGGCCGTACGCTTCACCGGCCTGCGCACGGTGTTCGAGCGGCTCGAGGGCAACGAACCGGCCGAGTTCTTCCTCCTGAAGCTGCTCGGATCCGAGGCGGCGCAGCGGGCGACGCGGTTCGCGATGGAGACGTCCGGTCTCGCGGGACTGTGCGAGCCGCAGCTGATGGAGGACAGGATCGAGTCGCTGGCCGCGACGATCTACGGCGGCACCTCCGAGGTGCAGCGCAACATCATCGGCGAGCGCGTGCTCGGGCTTCCGCGTGACCGCTGA
- a CDS encoding enoyl-CoA hydratase/isomerase family protein, giving the protein MTWQTMEVVRDGAVLEVRLNRPAQLNAFDWEMTGELTELWKQTAQDRSVRVVVLTGAGRAFCAGADVSDLAGARRPRGDGVGDELAFLPGPHLDVPVIVAVNGVCAGGGLHFVADGDIVIASEAASFVDPHVSVGQVSALEPVSLAFRVPVPRLLRLALLGKTERLTAKDALSIDLVTEVVAADDLDVRARELAAQIVAASPAAVAATRRAIRDVEAALLGPFMERGWTAVQAHWDHPDSSEGPVAFAERRPPRWQA; this is encoded by the coding sequence GTGACCTGGCAGACGATGGAGGTCGTACGCGACGGTGCGGTGCTGGAGGTGCGGCTGAACCGGCCGGCGCAGCTGAACGCGTTCGACTGGGAGATGACCGGCGAGCTGACTGAGCTGTGGAAGCAGACGGCGCAGGACCGTTCGGTGCGCGTGGTGGTCCTGACCGGGGCGGGGCGCGCGTTCTGCGCCGGCGCGGACGTCTCCGACCTCGCCGGTGCGCGGCGACCGCGCGGCGACGGCGTCGGCGACGAGCTGGCGTTCCTTCCCGGGCCGCACCTCGACGTCCCGGTGATCGTCGCCGTGAACGGCGTGTGCGCGGGTGGCGGTCTGCACTTCGTCGCGGACGGGGACATCGTGATCGCGAGCGAAGCGGCGTCGTTCGTCGACCCCCACGTCAGCGTCGGCCAGGTCAGCGCCCTCGAGCCCGTCTCCCTCGCGTTCCGGGTGCCGGTCCCGCGGCTGCTACGGCTGGCGCTCCTGGGCAAGACCGAGCGGCTCACCGCGAAGGACGCGCTGAGCATCGACCTGGTCACCGAGGTCGTCGCGGCCGACGACCTGGACGTCCGCGCGCGCGAGCTCGCCGCGCAGATCGTCGCAGCGTCGCCCGCGGCCGTCGCCGCGACGCGGCGCGCGATCCGCGACGTCGAGGCCGCGCTCCTGGGGCCGTTCATGGAACGCGGGTGGACCGCCGTACAGGCCCACTGGGACCACCCGGACTCCAGCGAGGGTCCGGTCGCGTTCGCGGAGCGGCGCCCTCCACGCTGGCAGGCGTGA
- a CDS encoding hydantoinase/oxoprolinase family protein, whose protein sequence is MKDRYVIGVDIGGTFTDCVVVDDDGRITIGKAASTPPDFHEGFINAIGVAATRIGISADELIARARAIVHGCTVATNALVEKRTSKTALLTTAGHGDTLFFMQAGHRLASLDAREIAHLAGHTKPESLVPKSLVVEVDERVAADGTVVVELDESRARELVRDLVAQGVESFAVTLLWATANDRHERLLGQIIAEEAPDAFLSLSCDVSPRPGEYQRTVATVINAMIGPVTSTYLKQLDARLQAHGYDGALSVMSCTGGLIDADLASSLPLLTIGSGPVAGLIGAGRLARASADGRDESQINVITGDMGGTTFDVGVIRRGQPVSRAETRHGQYEYFVPTLDVRSVGSGGGSIVAFDDATQSLRVGPQSAGAVPGPAAYLRGGEQATVTDADLVLGYLNPEYFLGGDLALGVQAARDALESAGRPLGFSVEQTAAAAARIVDDQMADAIRLSSIQQGYDPRSCVMYAYGGAGAVHGPQVARSLGIRTLVVPLGDLAAGWSAFGVAASDAVLVQDMPLTLASPFDPDALNKAWKQLEDDVRSAMPAAMRESDPILERSVELRFTMQVNQLRIPAPDGVYGPDEVAQVLRTFEEEYERLYGQGSGYPLAGFMITSLRVSARARLTAVELTAAEAGTPHDAAPEGVRDVIWYELGPQPVPTPVYRGDALVKGSCVTGPAIVEFVDTTLVLRQGQRAMVDPYDSIVIAT, encoded by the coding sequence ATGAAGGACCGCTATGTGATCGGCGTCGACATCGGCGGCACGTTCACCGACTGCGTCGTCGTCGACGACGACGGCCGGATCACGATCGGCAAGGCGGCGTCCACGCCTCCGGACTTCCACGAGGGCTTCATCAACGCCATCGGCGTCGCGGCGACGCGCATCGGGATCAGCGCCGACGAGCTGATCGCGCGTGCCCGAGCGATCGTGCACGGATGCACGGTCGCCACGAACGCGCTGGTCGAGAAGCGGACGTCGAAGACCGCGCTCCTGACGACGGCAGGCCACGGCGACACGCTCTTCTTCATGCAGGCAGGTCATCGCCTCGCGAGCCTCGACGCCCGCGAGATCGCGCACCTCGCGGGCCACACCAAGCCCGAGTCCCTCGTCCCGAAGTCGTTGGTGGTCGAGGTCGACGAGCGCGTCGCCGCCGACGGCACGGTCGTCGTCGAGCTCGACGAGTCACGCGCGAGAGAGCTCGTCCGCGACCTGGTCGCCCAGGGCGTCGAGTCGTTCGCCGTCACGCTCCTGTGGGCGACGGCCAACGACCGGCACGAACGGCTCCTCGGGCAGATCATCGCCGAGGAGGCGCCGGACGCGTTCCTGTCGCTCAGCTGCGACGTCAGTCCCCGCCCCGGCGAGTACCAGCGCACTGTCGCGACGGTGATCAACGCCATGATCGGTCCTGTCACAAGCACCTATCTCAAGCAGCTCGACGCGCGCCTGCAGGCGCACGGGTACGACGGCGCACTGTCGGTGATGAGCTGCACGGGCGGCCTGATCGACGCCGACCTGGCAAGCTCCCTGCCCCTGCTCACGATCGGATCGGGGCCCGTGGCCGGGCTGATCGGAGCCGGCCGTCTGGCCCGCGCCTCGGCCGACGGTCGGGACGAGAGCCAGATCAACGTCATCACCGGCGACATGGGCGGCACCACCTTCGACGTCGGCGTCATCCGCCGAGGCCAGCCCGTCAGCCGGGCGGAGACCCGCCACGGCCAGTACGAGTACTTCGTGCCCACGCTGGACGTCCGCTCGGTCGGCTCGGGCGGGGGCAGCATCGTCGCGTTCGACGACGCCACGCAGAGCCTGCGCGTCGGTCCGCAGAGCGCCGGCGCCGTCCCCGGGCCCGCCGCGTACCTCCGCGGCGGGGAACAGGCCACGGTCACGGATGCGGACCTGGTGCTCGGCTACCTCAACCCCGAGTACTTCCTCGGAGGTGATCTCGCGCTGGGGGTGCAGGCGGCACGCGACGCACTCGAGAGCGCCGGCCGACCGCTCGGCTTCTCCGTCGAGCAGACGGCCGCGGCGGCCGCCCGCATCGTCGACGACCAGATGGCCGACGCGATCCGGCTGTCTAGCATCCAGCAGGGATACGATCCGCGCTCCTGCGTGATGTACGCGTACGGCGGAGCCGGCGCCGTCCACGGTCCGCAGGTCGCCCGCAGCCTCGGGATCCGTACGTTGGTGGTCCCGCTGGGCGACCTGGCTGCCGGCTGGTCGGCGTTCGGGGTCGCCGCCTCCGACGCCGTGCTCGTTCAGGACATGCCCCTGACGCTCGCGTCGCCGTTCGACCCCGACGCCCTGAACAAGGCGTGGAAGCAGCTCGAGGACGACGTCCGCTCAGCGATGCCGGCGGCGATGCGGGAGTCGGACCCGATCCTCGAACGCTCGGTCGAGCTGCGCTTCACGATGCAGGTCAACCAGCTGCGCATCCCGGCGCCCGACGGCGTCTACGGCCCGGACGAGGTCGCCCAGGTGCTGAGGACGTTCGAGGAGGAGTACGAGCGGCTCTACGGTCAGGGAAGCGGATATCCCCTCGCCGGCTTCATGATCACTTCCCTGCGCGTGAGCGCGAGGGCCCGGCTCACCGCGGTCGAGCTGACCGCGGCAGAGGCGGGTACGCCGCACGACGCGGCGCCGGAGGGCGTACGCGACGTCATCTGGTACGAGCTCGGTCCGCAGCCGGTCCCGACGCCGGTCTATCGCGGCGACGCCCTCGTGAAGGGGTCGTGCGTCACCGGGCCGGCGATCGTGGAGTTCGTCGACACGACGCTCGTCCTCCGCCAGGGTCAGCGGGCGATGGTCGACCCGTACGACAGCATCGTCATCGCGACGTGA
- a CDS encoding hydantoinase B/oxoprolinase family protein produces the protein MTAVRPEQRDSYDDIVWDGVQHSYRPAPDWQTRVSPSLVFDTRVDEDLDPVTFEVLRNRLWTINLAHADTLTRMSGSPIFQAYDFNMSILTEDGENLMSGPFIQYLNTGSPLLVRYLMERLSDSPGIEEGDIFLASDPWIGASHQMDVCIAAPVFVDGKLFAWVSNAAQQYDLGGIVPGGWPQNAPDIFSDPIIFRPFKLVERGVLRPDLEEMYRRQSRLPDMVALDLRAQLAGCRFAAQRLQETCEEFGAPTVKAAMRKILDNAQSAFARKLERIPDCTLSDVLYFDEKLPGDRTTHRVQFNITKQGSRLIIDNVGTEDQSEGPNGFTYMNFAGIVLGVIAQTTLYEQTFAIGGAERQIDFRPIPGTLSCCDYPAAVSGSVLNVSSAYMRLMNMFSRLMACDPDLVGDVVVSGPDIPLTVISGSDERGYPFGTALTEASGFGGGARSYTDGVETSGASYIPLIRMPNIESSEQFYPFLVMYRKEAPDTGGAGRWRGGVGMEVAITPYRSHAIDIVTNAGGQGVSTNQAVGVFGGLPSPTASYQVLVGTDVRDHWAQQQVPRDVADLSRRETLRLRGKSNGTPLNAEDVLLLIVCGGGGYGDPLDREPERVADDVAQGYVSRAAASELYGVAVDDSAALDAAATAARREAIRAERARWRTVADVFGPGTSADTSPSTGEPTRLVHESVAVRDEGERRVLACARCDRVLTDYRDNYKLGLLVDQAELTTLPRVEDPRVLLDEDMVLRRYCCPGCQTLMTVEVARATEPVLAEMVFTQEGSR, from the coding sequence ATGACGGCCGTACGACCGGAACAGCGAGACTCCTACGACGACATCGTCTGGGACGGAGTCCAGCACAGCTACCGGCCCGCCCCGGACTGGCAGACCCGGGTCTCCCCCTCCCTCGTCTTCGACACCCGGGTGGACGAGGACCTCGACCCGGTGACGTTCGAGGTCCTCCGCAACCGGCTATGGACGATCAACCTCGCCCACGCTGACACCCTCACACGGATGTCGGGGTCCCCGATCTTCCAGGCGTACGACTTCAACATGTCGATCCTCACCGAGGACGGCGAGAACCTGATGAGCGGGCCGTTCATCCAGTACCTGAACACGGGCTCCCCACTCCTCGTGCGCTACCTCATGGAGCGGCTGAGCGACAGCCCCGGGATCGAGGAGGGCGACATCTTCCTCGCGAGCGACCCCTGGATCGGCGCGTCGCACCAGATGGACGTGTGCATCGCAGCGCCGGTGTTCGTCGACGGGAAGCTGTTCGCCTGGGTGTCGAACGCGGCGCAGCAGTACGACCTCGGCGGCATCGTGCCCGGCGGCTGGCCGCAGAACGCTCCGGACATCTTCAGCGACCCGATCATCTTCCGACCGTTCAAGCTCGTCGAGCGCGGCGTCCTGCGCCCCGACCTCGAGGAGATGTACCGGCGGCAGTCGCGCCTGCCCGACATGGTGGCGCTGGACCTGCGTGCGCAGCTCGCCGGGTGCCGGTTCGCGGCCCAGCGTCTCCAGGAGACCTGCGAGGAGTTCGGTGCGCCGACGGTCAAGGCCGCCATGCGCAAGATCCTGGACAACGCCCAGTCCGCGTTCGCGCGCAAGCTGGAGCGGATCCCGGACTGCACGTTGAGCGATGTCCTGTACTTCGACGAGAAGCTGCCGGGTGACCGGACGACCCACCGCGTGCAGTTCAACATCACCAAGCAGGGCTCTCGCCTGATCATCGACAACGTCGGCACGGAGGACCAGAGCGAGGGCCCGAACGGGTTCACCTACATGAACTTCGCCGGGATCGTGCTGGGGGTGATCGCCCAGACGACGCTCTACGAGCAGACGTTCGCCATCGGCGGCGCCGAGCGCCAGATCGACTTCCGCCCGATCCCCGGCACGCTCAGCTGTTGCGACTACCCCGCGGCTGTCAGCGGCAGCGTCCTCAACGTCAGCAGCGCCTACATGCGACTGATGAACATGTTCTCCCGCCTCATGGCCTGCGACCCCGACCTCGTGGGCGACGTCGTCGTGTCCGGCCCTGACATCCCGTTGACGGTCATCTCGGGCAGCGACGAACGCGGCTACCCGTTCGGCACGGCCCTGACGGAGGCGTCCGGCTTCGGTGGCGGCGCCCGGTCGTACACCGACGGGGTCGAGACCAGCGGCGCGTCGTACATCCCGCTCATCCGCATGCCCAACATCGAGTCGAGCGAGCAGTTCTACCCGTTCCTCGTGATGTACCGGAAGGAGGCGCCCGACACCGGTGGTGCCGGGCGGTGGCGCGGCGGCGTCGGCATGGAGGTCGCGATCACGCCGTACCGGTCGCACGCGATCGACATCGTGACGAACGCCGGCGGCCAGGGAGTCTCGACCAATCAGGCGGTCGGGGTCTTCGGTGGCCTTCCGTCGCCGACGGCCTCCTACCAGGTACTCGTCGGCACGGACGTCCGTGACCACTGGGCGCAGCAGCAGGTGCCGAGAGACGTCGCCGACCTGTCCCGTCGCGAGACCCTCCGCCTGCGCGGCAAGTCCAACGGCACGCCGCTGAACGCCGAAGACGTGCTCCTGCTCATCGTCTGCGGCGGCGGTGGCTACGGCGACCCGCTCGACCGCGAGCCCGAACGCGTCGCCGACGACGTGGCTCAGGGATACGTGTCCCGGGCCGCGGCGTCCGAGCTGTACGGCGTCGCAGTCGATGACAGCGCGGCGCTCGACGCCGCCGCGACGGCGGCTCGGCGCGAGGCGATCCGGGCGGAGCGGGCGCGGTGGCGGACGGTCGCGGACGTCTTCGGCCCCGGGACGAGCGCAGACACCTCGCCGTCGACCGGGGAGCCGACCAGGCTCGTCCACGAGTCCGTCGCCGTACGCGACGAGGGCGAACGGCGGGTGCTGGCCTGCGCGAGGTGCGATCGCGTCCTCACCGACTACCGCGACAACTACAAGCTGGGGCTGCTGGTCGACCAGGCCGAGCTCACGACGCTTCCGCGGGTCGAGGACCCACGGGTGCTGCTCGACGAGGACATGGTCCTGCGTCGGTACTGCTGCCCGGGATGCCAGACCCTGATGACCGTCGAGGTCGCGCGCGCGACCGAGCCGGTGCTGGCCGAGATGGTGTTCACCCAGGAGGGATCACGATGA
- a CDS encoding acyl-CoA dehydrogenase family protein encodes MKTVIGPTQRQFLADLRSYLDGLDPELVAATRAENIEDPMQPRENGRRFLRRLAADGWLGVSWPTEYGGQGRTEIEHWLFAEELYSRRLPNGLLTLNVIGPTLMLMGSEAQKADYLPRIINGDQVFAIGYSEPDAGSDLASLRTRAVRDGDEYVVNGQKIWTTGGDVATHYWLAARTGRPEDKHRGVSLFIVPMDAPGISITPIITQGGERTTSVFLDDVRIPASQRIGEENEGWAAIVCALNFERMFFHNEPRWELEQLAGWADAQGLLEGETPQAYALQERMGEHAVDVEICRLFALRGAGMLAAGQVPRAEASANKIWWGELRQRICNTGLDLVGEDGTIATGSPYAPAGGHLEHGLQSSPVWRFGGGTNEIQLDIIANHGLGMPR; translated from the coding sequence TTGAAGACGGTCATCGGTCCGACGCAGCGGCAGTTCCTCGCTGACCTCAGGTCCTATCTCGACGGGCTCGACCCAGAGCTGGTCGCGGCCACGCGGGCGGAGAACATCGAAGACCCCATGCAGCCGCGCGAGAACGGCCGTCGGTTCCTGCGCCGGCTCGCCGCAGACGGATGGCTCGGGGTGTCCTGGCCCACCGAGTACGGCGGCCAGGGTCGTACCGAGATCGAGCACTGGCTCTTCGCCGAGGAGCTCTACAGCCGCCGGCTGCCGAACGGCCTCCTCACCCTCAACGTGATCGGTCCGACGCTGATGCTGATGGGGAGCGAGGCGCAGAAGGCGGACTATCTCCCCAGGATCATCAACGGCGATCAGGTGTTCGCGATCGGCTACAGCGAGCCCGACGCAGGGAGCGATCTCGCGTCGTTGCGGACGCGAGCCGTGCGCGACGGCGACGAGTACGTGGTGAACGGGCAGAAGATCTGGACGACCGGGGGCGACGTCGCCACGCACTACTGGCTGGCGGCTCGCACGGGCAGGCCCGAGGACAAGCACCGCGGCGTCAGCCTCTTCATCGTCCCGATGGACGCGCCCGGAATCTCCATCACACCGATCATCACCCAGGGAGGCGAGCGGACCACCTCGGTCTTCCTCGACGACGTTCGCATCCCCGCCAGCCAGCGCATCGGCGAGGAGAACGAAGGCTGGGCGGCGATCGTCTGCGCGCTCAACTTCGAGCGGATGTTCTTTCACAACGAGCCCCGCTGGGAGCTCGAGCAGCTCGCGGGCTGGGCGGACGCGCAAGGGCTGCTGGAAGGCGAGACCCCGCAGGCGTACGCCCTGCAGGAGCGGATGGGTGAGCACGCCGTCGACGTGGAGATCTGCCGGCTGTTCGCGCTGCGGGGCGCAGGCATGCTTGCCGCAGGCCAGGTGCCGAGAGCCGAGGCTTCGGCCAACAAGATCTGGTGGGGCGAGCTGCGGCAGCGGATCTGCAACACCGGACTGGACCTCGTCGGGGAGGACGGGACGATCGCGACGGGCTCGCCCTACGCGCCCGCGGGTGGCCACCTCGAGCACGGCCTCCAGTCGTCGCCGGTGTGGCGCTTCGGGGGCGGGACCAACGAGATCCAGCTCGACATCATTGCCAACCACGGGCTGGGGATGCCGCGATGA
- a CDS encoding acyl-CoA dehydrogenase family protein — MTAFTLSPEEAQVQATARAFLRDFVDNSYLNEQEESATGFEPLRWVRMRDLGWSSVHLPDRVGGADGSLVDAALITRECGRAAYASPLLQTLRAATTMSALGADKTYDDVLSRIGDGEIATLVAPPDRAVVADVAAGGFVLSGRPVVVEWLAQADWVVLVLPTVGQDCIGAVVPADFLGDRAVEVPSIDNERIVRLDLDGLELPEDVVRSTNVSATEAAYALARADLLRASAMVGGAQDVVERTAKYALERHQFGQPLGRFQAVRHHLARMVIAADGAQLLCDDALDRAQPGADETAIAQAAVFAAGRAYVDVVLTAAQVHGGVGTTVEHILHHHFRRAKAMQLRSGQRSARLRELHHALVVRKEGVEGSLW, encoded by the coding sequence ATGACCGCGTTCACGCTCTCGCCGGAGGAGGCTCAGGTCCAGGCGACCGCGCGTGCCTTCCTGCGCGACTTCGTCGACAACAGCTACCTGAACGAGCAGGAGGAGTCCGCGACGGGATTCGAGCCGCTCCGGTGGGTCCGGATGCGCGACCTGGGTTGGAGCAGTGTGCATCTGCCCGACCGTGTCGGTGGCGCCGACGGCAGCCTCGTCGATGCGGCGCTCATCACTCGCGAGTGCGGCAGGGCCGCGTACGCGAGCCCGCTGCTCCAGACGCTGCGTGCGGCGACCACCATGTCCGCCCTCGGCGCTGACAAGACGTACGACGACGTGCTGTCGCGCATCGGCGACGGAGAGATCGCGACTTTGGTCGCGCCCCCTGACCGGGCGGTCGTCGCTGACGTGGCCGCAGGCGGCTTCGTCCTCAGTGGGCGTCCGGTTGTCGTCGAGTGGCTCGCGCAGGCGGACTGGGTCGTGCTCGTACTCCCGACCGTCGGGCAGGACTGTATCGGCGCAGTCGTGCCGGCGGACTTCCTCGGCGACCGAGCCGTCGAAGTCCCGAGCATCGACAACGAGCGGATCGTCAGGCTCGACCTCGACGGACTGGAGCTCCCGGAGGATGTCGTGCGGTCGACGAACGTCTCGGCGACGGAGGCCGCGTACGCTCTCGCGCGTGCGGACCTGCTGCGGGCCAGTGCGATGGTCGGCGGTGCGCAGGACGTCGTCGAGCGTACGGCGAAGTACGCGCTCGAGCGTCACCAGTTCGGTCAGCCGCTCGGCAGGTTCCAGGCGGTTCGCCACCACCTCGCGCGGATGGTGATCGCCGCCGACGGTGCTCAGCTGCTCTGCGACGATGCGTTGGACCGGGCGCAGCCTGGGGCTGACGAGACGGCCATCGCGCAGGCGGCGGTCTTTGCTGCCGGCAGGGCGTACGTCGACGTGGTGCTGACAGCAGCGCAGGTGCACGGCGGCGTCGGGACGACCGTCGAGCACATCCTTCACCACCACTTCAGGCGCGCAAAGGCGATGCAGCTGCGGTCGGGTCAGCGGTCTGCTCGCCTGCGGGAGCTTCACCATGCACTGGTCGTGCGCAAAGAAGGCGTCGAAGGGAGCTTGTGGTGA
- a CDS encoding SDR family NAD(P)-dependent oxidoreductase: protein MTTARVAVVTGGGRGLGRATALRLAREGIDVAVVARSLDEVSAVADEAKSCGVRARGLSVDVTSTEAVDAARDEIERDLGRVVILVNNAGNLLYKPFVPLPGQEGAYPGFDSPIGDDEWASVMEVHLGGAMRMLRAFGPGMLERRTGRVVNVVSNVVRRSVPFTVGYDTAKGALVQLTRSLAREWGRYGVTVNAVAAGHFKTEMTREQFENVRAHEKMIQRVAVRRTGELEEFADLVAYLCSETAGFVTGEVIAIDGGETL, encoded by the coding sequence GTGACGACTGCGCGCGTGGCCGTGGTCACGGGAGGCGGCAGAGGACTCGGTCGAGCCACGGCCCTCCGGCTTGCGCGCGAAGGGATCGACGTCGCCGTGGTCGCCCGCTCGCTCGACGAGGTCTCGGCGGTGGCCGACGAAGCGAAGTCCTGCGGCGTGCGGGCTCGTGGTCTGTCCGTCGACGTCACGTCGACGGAGGCGGTCGACGCTGCGCGCGACGAGATCGAACGCGATCTCGGCCGGGTCGTCATCCTCGTGAACAACGCGGGCAACCTGCTCTACAAACCTTTCGTCCCGCTTCCGGGCCAAGAGGGGGCATACCCCGGATTCGACTCGCCGATCGGCGATGACGAGTGGGCGAGCGTCATGGAGGTCCACCTGGGCGGCGCGATGCGGATGCTTCGTGCGTTCGGCCCGGGGATGCTCGAACGAAGGACTGGGCGGGTCGTCAACGTCGTCAGCAACGTCGTGCGTCGATCCGTGCCGTTCACGGTCGGGTACGACACCGCGAAGGGTGCGCTCGTCCAGCTGACGCGTTCGCTCGCGCGAGAGTGGGGGCGATATGGCGTCACCGTCAACGCGGTGGCCGCCGGGCACTTCAAGACCGAGATGACCCGCGAGCAGTTCGAGAACGTACGTGCTCACGAGAAGATGATCCAACGGGTCGCCGTGCGGCGGACCGGCGAGCTGGAGGAGTTCGCTGACCTCGTCGCCTACCTGTGCAGCGAGACGGCCGGCTTCGTCACCGGCGAGGTGATCGCGATCGACGGCGGCGAGACTCTCTGA
- a CDS encoding TetR/AcrR family transcriptional regulator — MPRVSRRADVRSTAAQLFREHGYSSATMDLIADTVGLNKGTLYHYYPSKSAILFELLADQLDTTMELLAKVPATGTPTERFRELIRLEVTQAAGASDELVVFFQELPWVERNLPAEQASDVLRRVDKYRSFSQKLLKEGIDAGEFRPVNVSIVHYSIVGVLAYIPNWFRPRSGRGKAALVEELTEFVLAGVLATRD; from the coding sequence ATGCCGAGAGTTTCACGACGTGCCGATGTGCGCTCGACCGCTGCCCAGCTGTTTCGTGAGCACGGCTACAGCTCCGCGACCATGGACCTGATCGCCGACACGGTCGGGCTGAACAAGGGCACGCTCTACCACTACTACCCCTCGAAGAGCGCGATTCTGTTCGAGCTGCTGGCCGACCAGCTCGACACGACGATGGAGCTGCTCGCGAAGGTCCCCGCGACAGGCACGCCGACGGAGCGGTTCCGCGAGCTCATCCGGCTGGAGGTGACTCAAGCGGCAGGAGCGTCGGACGAGCTCGTGGTGTTCTTCCAAGAGCTGCCCTGGGTGGAGCGGAATCTCCCTGCCGAGCAAGCGAGCGACGTCCTCCGGCGGGTCGACAAGTACCGCAGCTTCTCCCAGAAGCTTCTGAAGGAGGGCATCGACGCGGGCGAGTTCCGGCCCGTCAACGTCAGCATCGTGCACTACTCGATCGTCGGCGTGCTGGCCTACATCCCCAACTGGTTCCGCCCGCGCTCCGGACGAGGCAAGGCCGCGCTCGTCGAGGAGCTGACCGAGTTCGTCCTGGCCGGGGTGCTCGCGACCCGAGACTGA
- a CDS encoding TetR/AcrR family transcriptional regulator, with amino-acid sequence MPRISRRDDVRATAARIFREYGYSSATMDLIADAVGLNKGTLYHYYPSKSAILYELLSDQVDETIALAARVSSDARPYERLRELIRLQVERVAGVSDELAVFFHEIPWIEKNLSDEQVKDLRQRIDTYRDITEGLLSEGAVAGELREMDVTMIQYSIIGVLAYVPEWFRLRSAEATAEVVDELSTFVMAGVLRSGLGSP; translated from the coding sequence ATGCCCAGGATCTCCCGGCGTGACGACGTGCGCGCGACCGCTGCCCGGATCTTTCGCGAGTACGGCTACAGCTCCGCGACCATGGACCTGATCGCTGACGCCGTGGGCCTGAACAAGGGCACGCTCTACCACTACTACCCGTCGAAGAGTGCGATCCTCTACGAGCTGCTGTCTGATCAGGTCGACGAGACGATCGCCCTCGCTGCCCGAGTGTCCTCCGACGCGCGGCCGTACGAGCGCCTGCGCGAGCTCATCCGGCTGCAGGTTGAGCGCGTGGCAGGTGTCTCTGACGAGCTGGCGGTCTTCTTTCACGAGATTCCGTGGATCGAGAAGAACCTCTCGGACGAACAGGTCAAGGACCTTCGTCAGCGGATCGACACCTATCGCGACATCACCGAGGGGTTGCTGAGCGAAGGGGCCGTCGCAGGAGAGCTGCGGGAGATGGACGTCACGATGATCCAGTACTCGATCATCGGCGTCCTTGCCTACGTCCCGGAGTGGTTCCGGCTCCGCTCGGCGGAGGCGACGGCGGAGGTGGTCGACGAGCTCTCGACGTTCGTGATGGCCGGCGTGCTGCGTTCCGGACTCGGGTCACCGTGA